The Sedimentisphaera salicampi genome includes a region encoding these proteins:
- a CDS encoding DUF302 domain-containing protein, whose protein sequence is MSEEMNQQSEQNQEQKNSVKKGFHWKSGIIGAAVGAVVVVFIMVQVMPSMMITTRECKMGVEETVAALEERIPEHGWSISHGKPINMNEAMAKRGVDFEPKIRLVKLCKAPYAKSVLTSDRWVSCMMPCKMAVWEGDNGKAYLSEMNLSLMAKLFGGNIKKVMGGKVVEEEEKILEGLLK, encoded by the coding sequence ATGTCTGAAGAAATGAATCAGCAGTCTGAGCAGAATCAAGAACAGAAAAACAGCGTAAAGAAAGGTTTTCACTGGAAATCTGGTATTATAGGTGCGGCAGTCGGCGCAGTGGTTGTCGTGTTTATAATGGTGCAGGTAATGCCTTCTATGATGATTACTACAAGGGAATGCAAGATGGGTGTGGAAGAAACCGTGGCAGCTCTGGAAGAGAGAATTCCCGAGCACGGCTGGAGCATATCTCACGGAAAGCCTATAAATATGAATGAAGCTATGGCTAAGCGGGGCGTAGATTTTGAGCCAAAGATTCGGCTGGTAAAGCTATGCAAAGCTCCCTACGCCAAAAGCGTGCTGACGAGCGACCGCTGGGTTTCCTGCATGATGCCGTGCAAAATGGCCGTATGGGAGGGAGATAACGGTAAGGCATATCTCTCCGAGATGAATCTTTCTTTGATGGCAAAGCTCTTCGGCGGGAACATCAAAAAGGTTATGGGCGGTAAAGTAGTTGAAGAAGAAGAAAAAATACTTGAAGGATTGCTGAAGTAA
- a CDS encoding outer membrane lipoprotein-sorting protein — MRKLLTLASVFSALLISSSAFSAEEKKGEITVEKIVHNANRVSYYQGYDGRAEVSMEIVDSKDRVRNRELIILRRDELDPSLPEEKARKDDSYCKEQKIYAYFTRPADVNKTVFMVWKHLTKDDDRWMYLPALDLVKRISATDKRTSFVGSHFFYEDVSGRSIKDDKHELVETTDNYYVLKNTPKDEELVEFEYYKMWIHKDSFVVVKSEYYNSQDKPYRVYEVQEVKTIEGYPTVTKSKMTDLDSGGYTVLTYSDVEYNIGIEESVFTERYLRRPARKYLR, encoded by the coding sequence ATGAGAAAATTATTAACATTAGCCTCAGTTTTTTCAGCTCTTTTGATCAGCTCTTCGGCATTTTCCGCTGAAGAGAAAAAAGGTGAAATCACTGTTGAGAAAATCGTTCACAATGCCAACAGGGTCTCCTATTATCAGGGATACGACGGCAGAGCTGAAGTGAGTATGGAAATCGTTGACAGCAAAGACAGGGTTCGAAACAGGGAGCTGATTATCCTCCGGCGAGATGAGCTGGATCCTTCGCTGCCTGAAGAGAAGGCCAGAAAGGACGACAGCTACTGCAAGGAGCAGAAAATCTATGCCTACTTCACCCGTCCTGCTGATGTAAATAAAACCGTGTTTATGGTTTGGAAGCATTTAACCAAGGATGATGACAGATGGATGTATCTTCCGGCGCTGGATCTGGTGAAAAGGATCTCGGCTACTGATAAACGCACAAGCTTCGTAGGCTCGCACTTCTTCTATGAAGACGTTTCCGGAAGAAGCATAAAAGACGATAAGCACGAGCTTGTAGAAACCACAGACAATTATTATGTGCTCAAGAATACGCCTAAAGATGAAGAACTTGTGGAGTTTGAGTATTACAAAATGTGGATTCATAAAGACAGCTTCGTAGTGGTGAAATCTGAATACTACAACTCTCAGGACAAGCCCTACAGGGTTTACGAGGTTCAGGAAGTTAAGACCATCGAAGGCTACCCTACTGTAACTAAATCCAAAATGACTGATCTGGACAGCGGTGGTTATACAGTGCTGACTTATTCAGATGTTGAATATAATATTGGTATTGAGGAATCGGTCTTCACTGAGCGTTATCTCAGAAGACCTGCAAGGAAATATTTAAGGTAA
- a CDS encoding efflux RND transporter permease subunit, protein MNFREKLTEFSLHRHKVVTALVTAVTILSIVLAAGPSVFPNVMSGLNKVKIDTDPENMLPDDEPVRVLHNEMKDEFTLHDMVVVGVVNEEHPQGVFNTETLKNVYELTEYIKTLTWEENGEQEGVVKADLIAPSTVDNIEQGGLGTVHFEWLMPAPPETPEEAQAIREKASDIPFLDGTLVSEDGKALGIYIPITKKDLSYKVYSSLNEKIETFSGSEKYHITGLPVAEDTFGVEMFKQMAISAPTAMVVIFIIMLIFFRKLHVIVSPMIVALVSVVVTMGALIISGFPVHIMSSMIPIFIMPIAVLDSIHIISEFFEIYQKHKDRKKTMHKVMEDLFVPMLYTSLTSAAGFASLALTPIPPVQVFGVFVAIGIMVAWFLTITFIPAYVMHLKPETLHKFGRQHDENGFKKDDDSILGRWLGKHGIWTYNRTKLILTATAVVVAISIYGISKIEINDNPVKWFEKEHPIREADRVLNEHFGGTYMAYLALESKEGSPKEAAEKLAQTLKEKADAKIKQYQQESWPEAVEVFKELKASISEQGETAKSPAGLLESLKAENEDELSKAEGEMAFALDEASLFINEAEQLDDTFKDPEVLEYIEDLQVELADTGVVGKSNSVTDIVKTVHRELFEGKESEFKVPDTPQAVAQCMLTYQSSHRPGDLWHFVTPDYKKSSLWVQLKSGDNKDMTKVVDEINDYIADNPPPKNLEHHWYGLTYINVIWQKKMVNGMLEAFAGSFIVVFLMMALLFRSPLWGLMSMIPLTITIVAIYGGVGLVGKDYDMPVAVLSSMTLGLAIDFAIHFLARTRALYPQFGNSWKKTVPAVFAEPALAITRNIIVLAVGFLPLILAPLTPYKTVGILLATILSVSGVGTLLLLPALVRVFEKRLFKNERKGELE, encoded by the coding sequence ATGAACTTTCGAGAAAAGCTTACAGAGTTTTCCCTTCACAGGCACAAAGTGGTAACTGCACTTGTTACTGCAGTTACCATTTTATCAATTGTGCTGGCGGCAGGCCCGTCTGTATTTCCAAACGTTATGAGCGGTCTAAATAAGGTCAAGATCGATACAGACCCTGAAAATATGCTGCCCGATGACGAGCCTGTAAGAGTTCTTCATAACGAGATGAAAGATGAATTTACTCTGCACGATATGGTGGTTGTGGGCGTGGTTAATGAGGAACATCCTCAGGGCGTTTTTAACACTGAGACGCTCAAAAATGTTTACGAGCTTACCGAATATATTAAAACGCTCACATGGGAGGAAAACGGCGAGCAGGAAGGAGTGGTCAAGGCAGACCTTATCGCCCCTTCAACCGTTGACAATATTGAGCAGGGCGGACTCGGTACAGTACACTTCGAATGGCTTATGCCCGCTCCCCCTGAAACACCCGAAGAGGCTCAGGCAATCAGAGAGAAGGCCTCGGATATCCCGTTTCTCGACGGGACTCTCGTTTCCGAAGACGGGAAGGCACTGGGAATCTACATACCAATTACCAAGAAAGACCTCAGCTACAAGGTTTACAGCTCACTGAATGAGAAGATCGAAACCTTCAGCGGCTCAGAGAAATACCACATCACAGGGCTGCCTGTTGCAGAAGACACTTTCGGCGTGGAAATGTTTAAGCAGATGGCAATATCTGCACCAACGGCGATGGTTGTAATATTTATCATTATGCTGATTTTCTTCAGGAAGCTGCATGTGATAGTTTCGCCGATGATTGTGGCTCTTGTATCGGTAGTAGTAACTATGGGGGCTCTTATTATATCGGGCTTCCCTGTGCACATAATGAGCAGTATGATTCCCATATTCATAATGCCCATAGCGGTTCTCGATTCGATCCACATCATCAGTGAGTTCTTCGAGATATACCAGAAGCACAAAGATCGAAAGAAAACCATGCACAAAGTTATGGAAGATCTCTTTGTGCCTATGCTCTATACATCGCTTACCTCGGCAGCGGGCTTTGCCTCTCTCGCGCTCACCCCGATTCCGCCGGTACAGGTATTCGGCGTATTCGTGGCGATAGGGATTATGGTAGCGTGGTTCCTTACGATCACGTTTATTCCCGCATACGTTATGCACCTCAAGCCTGAAACGCTTCATAAATTCGGACGACAGCACGATGAGAACGGCTTCAAGAAGGATGATGATTCTATCCTAGGCAGATGGCTCGGAAAACACGGCATCTGGACGTACAACAGAACGAAGCTCATTCTTACCGCTACCGCTGTAGTTGTTGCGATCAGCATTTACGGGATCAGCAAGATTGAAATAAACGACAACCCCGTAAAGTGGTTCGAGAAAGAACACCCCATCCGCGAGGCGGACAGAGTGCTTAATGAGCATTTCGGCGGGACTTATATGGCCTATCTTGCCCTTGAAAGCAAAGAGGGCAGTCCAAAAGAGGCCGCAGAAAAACTTGCTCAGACATTAAAGGAAAAGGCCGATGCTAAGATTAAACAGTATCAACAGGAAAGCTGGCCAGAGGCAGTAGAGGTGTTTAAGGAGCTCAAAGCGAGCATTTCTGAACAAGGCGAAACTGCTAAAAGTCCGGCCGGCCTGCTTGAAAGCCTGAAAGCTGAAAACGAGGATGAGCTCAGCAAAGCAGAAGGGGAGATGGCCTTTGCCCTTGATGAGGCATCGCTGTTTATCAATGAAGCAGAACAGCTTGATGATACTTTCAAAGACCCTGAGGTGCTTGAGTATATCGAAGACCTTCAGGTGGAGCTTGCAGATACAGGCGTGGTAGGAAAATCCAACTCCGTAACGGACATTGTGAAAACAGTGCACCGCGAGCTTTTCGAAGGCAAGGAGAGCGAGTTCAAAGTTCCCGATACCCCGCAGGCTGTGGCTCAATGTATGCTAACTTATCAGTCCAGCCATCGCCCGGGAGATCTCTGGCACTTTGTAACACCTGACTACAAGAAATCAAGTCTCTGGGTGCAGCTCAAGAGCGGGGATAACAAGGATATGACGAAAGTTGTTGATGAGATTAACGACTACATCGCAGATAATCCGCCGCCGAAAAACCTTGAGCATCACTGGTACGGGCTTACATACATCAACGTGATCTGGCAGAAGAAGATGGTAAACGGTATGCTTGAGGCATTCGCAGGAAGCTTTATCGTAGTATTCCTTATGATGGCTCTGCTTTTCCGCTCTCCTCTATGGGGACTGATGTCTATGATACCGCTAACAATCACAATCGTTGCAATATACGGCGGCGTAGGGCTTGTAGGCAAGGATTACGATATGCCGGTTGCAGTTCTCAGCTCCATGACGCTCGGGCTTGCTATCGACTTTGCAATCCATTTCCTTGCCAGAACCCGGGCACTCTATCCGCAGTTCGGAAATTCCTGGAAGAAGACAGTGCCGGCGGTATTCGCTGAACCTGCTCTTGCTATAACCCGTAATATTATAGTACTTGCGGTTGGTTTCCTCCCGCTCATACTTGCACCGCTAACACCGTATAAGACAGTTGGAATACTGCTTGCAACAATACTCTCTGTTTCCGGAGTCGGCACACTCCTTCTGCTGCCGGCGCTGGTGAGGGTATTCGAGAAAAGATTATTCAAAAATGAAAGGAAGGGAGAATTAGAATGA